A single region of the Glycine max cultivar Williams 82 chromosome 20, Glycine_max_v4.0, whole genome shotgun sequence genome encodes:
- the LOC102668273 gene encoding uncharacterized protein, which yields MVDGGGGGDDSTKILSFKDMCLTGKVPQITRLTMDLIEQKLAKIEFEDGNPLKPTVIIDDSMFEGLYALWQEALVIKLIGKSIGFHVMKERLTRIWKLNAGFEILDIDHGYYMVTFDQEAYRVKLIGEEPWMIFDNYLIVELWTPDFISPVASINKTMVWIRFPGLNNLVYYDETILLALASAIGKPVKVDINPKDVRRGRFARVCIEVNLTKPVVGRGVNNDGAGQFQPPIMVETTIRGKMPPILEEVRETMNVTPTVMNDLNKNRIWQLQIPLFMENG from the exons atggtggatggtggaggtggtggtgatGATTCTACAAAAATTCTATCCTTTAAAGACATGTGTCTAACAGGAAAAGTCCCTCAAATAACTCGTCTAACAATGGATTTGATAGAGCAAAAATTGGCTAAGATCGAATTTGAAGATGGCAATCCTCTCAAGCCAACAGTCATCATTGATGATTCGATGTTTGAAGGATTATATGCTCTATGGCAAGAGGCATTGGTTATCAAACTTATAGGTAAGTCCATTGGTTTTCATGTTATGAAAGAACGATTAACAAGGATTTGGAAGCTGAATGCAGGCTTTGAAATCCTAGATATTGACCATGGATACTATATGGTAACCTTTGACCAGGAAGCATACAGGGTGAAGCTtattggtgaggaaccatggaTGATCtttgataattatttaatagtGGAGTTGTGGACTCCAGACTTCATCTCTCCCGTAGCAAGCATTAACAAAACTATGGTTTGGATACGTTTTCCTGGATTGAATAATCTTGTTTATTATGATGAGACTATACTTCTAGCCCTGGCCTCTGCAATAGGTAAGCCTGTCAAAGTGGATATCAACCCCAAGGATGTCAGAAGGGGAAGGTTTGCCAGAGTTTGCATTGAGGTCAATCTAACAAAGCCTGTTGTTGGGAGG GGAGTGAACAACGACGGTGCTGGCCAATTTCAACCTCCAATAATGGTGGAAACAACCATAAGAGGCAAGATGCCACCAATCTTGGAGGAAGTCCGAGAGACAATGAATGTTACCCCAACAGTTATGAATGATTTGAATAAGAACCGGATTTGGCAGTTACAGATTCCCCTCTTCATGgagaatggctag
- the LOC100798697 gene encoding uncharacterized protein isoform X2: MRRNHSNSGNYRNPCLTMHQPWASLLVYGIKRVEGRSWPAPITGRLWIHSASKVPEESTIKAMEYFYKEIYALNGISDIQFPQHYPVSRLLVVGCLTRDELACWEMVPEGVRLEAQTDYCWLCEWPQKLLIPFEMRGYQGVYNLEKKIYEAAVRGLSPVNSPMPVKFPLPDPRNPFSLKPGSISALTSNLKASEVDKSSSISLAIAGAQTAATQFSKKDQNSRSTAWNNAPTNMNANNEDTEVARSYNLRSRGRSTEKDNISSTELNMKFGDLTLPSYH, from the exons ATGAGACGAAACCATTCGAACTCCGGCAATTATCGGAATCCATGTTTAACCATGCACCAGCCTTGGGCTTCTCTCCTCGTTTACGGGATCAAGCGCGTCGAGGGCAGGTCATGGCCCGCTCCAATCACAg GTCGTCTTTGGATTCATTCTGCCAGTAAAGTCCCGGAGGAGTCTACAATCAAAGCAATGGAATACTTCTACAAGGAGATTTATGCACTCAATGGCATCAGTGATATCCAATTTCCTCAACACTACCCTGTCTCTAGGCTTTTGG TGGTTGGCTGCTTAACACGTGATGAGCTAGCATGCTGGGAGATGGTTCCTGAAGGG gTGAGGTTGGAAGCACAAACTGATTATTGCTGGCTGTGCGAATGGCCACAG AAATTGTTGATTCCATTTGAGATGCGGGGGTACCAAGGTGTTTATAACCTGGAAAAGAAG ATTTATGAAGCTGCAGTTAGAGGGCTGTCTCCAGTTAATAGTCCGATGCCGGTGAAATTTCCGCTTCCAGATCCACGAAATCCATTTTCATTGAAGCCAGGTTCCATCTCTGCGCTTACTTCTAACTTAAAAGCATCTGAAGTGGATAAATCATCAAGCATAAGTCTGGCCATAGCTGGGGCACAAACAGCAGCCACTCAGTTCTCAAAGAAGGATCAGAATTCCCGTAGTACTGCTTGGAACAATGCACCTACTAACATGAATGCTAATAATGAGGATACAGAAGTTGCAAGATCTTATAATCTAAGATCACGAGGCAGGTCTACGGAAAAGGACAATATATCATCGACAGAGTTAAATATGAAATTTGGTGATCTGACCTTGCCATCATATCACTAA
- the LOC100798697 gene encoding activating signal cointegrator 1 isoform X1, whose amino-acid sequence MRRNHSNSGNYRNPCLTMHQPWASLLVYGIKRVEGRSWPAPITGRLWIHSASKVPEESTIKAMEYFYKEIYALNGISDIQFPQHYPVSRLLGCVEVVGCLTRDELACWEMVPEGVRLEAQTDYCWLCEWPQKLLIPFEMRGYQGVYNLEKKIYEAAVRGLSPVNSPMPVKFPLPDPRNPFSLKPGSISALTSNLKASEVDKSSSISLAIAGAQTAATQFSKKDQNSRSTAWNNAPTNMNANNEDTEVARSYNLRSRGRSTEKDNISSTELNMKFGDLTLPSYH is encoded by the exons ATGAGACGAAACCATTCGAACTCCGGCAATTATCGGAATCCATGTTTAACCATGCACCAGCCTTGGGCTTCTCTCCTCGTTTACGGGATCAAGCGCGTCGAGGGCAGGTCATGGCCCGCTCCAATCACAg GTCGTCTTTGGATTCATTCTGCCAGTAAAGTCCCGGAGGAGTCTACAATCAAAGCAATGGAATACTTCTACAAGGAGATTTATGCACTCAATGGCATCAGTGATATCCAATTTCCTCAACACTACCCTGTCTCTAGGCTTTTGG GCTGTGTTGAAGTGGTTGGCTGCTTAACACGTGATGAGCTAGCATGCTGGGAGATGGTTCCTGAAGGG gTGAGGTTGGAAGCACAAACTGATTATTGCTGGCTGTGCGAATGGCCACAG AAATTGTTGATTCCATTTGAGATGCGGGGGTACCAAGGTGTTTATAACCTGGAAAAGAAG ATTTATGAAGCTGCAGTTAGAGGGCTGTCTCCAGTTAATAGTCCGATGCCGGTGAAATTTCCGCTTCCAGATCCACGAAATCCATTTTCATTGAAGCCAGGTTCCATCTCTGCGCTTACTTCTAACTTAAAAGCATCTGAAGTGGATAAATCATCAAGCATAAGTCTGGCCATAGCTGGGGCACAAACAGCAGCCACTCAGTTCTCAAAGAAGGATCAGAATTCCCGTAGTACTGCTTGGAACAATGCACCTACTAACATGAATGCTAATAATGAGGATACAGAAGTTGCAAGATCTTATAATCTAAGATCACGAGGCAGGTCTACGGAAAAGGACAATATATCATCGACAGAGTTAAATATGAAATTTGGTGATCTGACCTTGCCATCATATCACTAA
- the PPCK2 gene encoding phosphoenolpyruvate carboxylase kinase translates to MWSALKRNYEVSEEIGRGRFGTIFRCFHPLSNQPYACKLIDKSLLLDSTDRHCLQNEPKFMSLLSPHPNILQIFHVFEDDHYLSIVMDLCQPHTLFDRMLHAPFSESQAASLIKNLLEAVAHCHRLGVAHRDIKPDNILFDSADNLKLADFGSAEWFGDGRSMSGVVGTPYYVAPEVLLGREYDEKVDVWSCGVILYIMLAGIPPFYGDSAAEIFEAVVRANLRFPSRIFRTVSPAAKDLLRKMISRDSSRRFSAEQALRHPWILSAGDTAELT, encoded by the exons ATGTGGTCAGCCCTAAAGAGGAATTACGAGGTTAGCGAGGAGATTGGTCGCGGTCGTTTCGGCACCATCTTCCGCTGCTTCCACCCACTCTCCAACCAACCCTACGCCTGCAAACTCATCGACAAATCCCTCCTCCTTGACTCCACCGACCGCCACTGCCTCCAGAACGAACCCAAATTCATGTCCCTCCTCTCTCCTCACCCCAACATCCTCCAAATCTTCCATGTCTTCGAGGACGACCACTATCTCTCCATCGTAATGGACCTCTGCCAGCCCCACACGCTTTTCGACCGCATGCTCCATGCTCCCTTCTCGGAGTCCCAGGCCGCCTCCCTCATCAAGAACCTTCTCGAAGCCGTCGCCCACTGCCACCGCCTCGGCGTCGCCCACCGCGACATTAAGCCCGACAATATTCTCTTCGATTCGGCGGACAATCTTAAGCTCGCCGACTTCGGTTCGGCGGAGTGGTTCGGCGACGGGAGGAGCATGAGCGGCGTGGTGGGGACGCCGTACTACGTGGCGCCGGAGGTTCTGTTGGGGAGGGAGTACGATGAGAAGGTTGATGTGTGGAGCTGTGGGGTGATTTTGTATATAATGTTGGCGGGGATTCCCCCTTTTTACGGAGACTCTGCTGCTGAGATCTTTGAGGCTGTGGTTAGGGCTAACCTCAGGTTCCCTTCTAGAATCTTCCGGACTGTGTCCCCCGCCGCCAAGGATCTCTTGAGAAAAATGATCTCTAGGGACTCTTCTAGAAGGTTCTCCGCAGAACAAGCCTTGA gaCACCCTTGGATCTTGAGTGCGGGTGACACGGCTGAACTGACTTGA
- the LOC100799218 gene encoding serine/threonine-protein phosphatase PP1-like: MDQALVDDIINRLLEVRGRPGKQVQLSESEIRQLCAASREIFLQQPNLLELEAPIKICGDVHGQYSDLLRLFEYGGLPPEANYLFLGDYVDRGKQSLETICLLLAYKIKYPENFFLLRGNHECASINRIYGFYDECKRRFNVRLWKTFTECFNCLPVAALIDEKILCMHGGLSPDLLNLDQIRNLQRPTDVPDTGLLCDLLWSDPSKEVQGWGMNDRGVSYTFGADKVSEFLQKHDLDLICRAHQVVEDGYEFFANRQLVTIFSAPNYCGEFDNAGAMMSVDETLMCSFQILKPADKKVKLNFGSTTTTKPGNSPAGVKSFLGTKV; encoded by the exons ATGGACCAAGCTCTTGTGGACGACATAATCAACCGCCTTCTCGAAGTTCGCGGCCGCCCGGGCAAGCAGGTGCAACTGTCGGAGTCGGAGATCCGCCAGCTCTGTGCCGCTTCCAGAGAGATTTTCCTGCAGCAACCTAATTTGTTGGAGCTTGAAGCACCCATTAAGATTTGCG GTGATGTACATGGTCAATATTctgatcttttaaggctttttgaGTATGGCGGACTACCTCCTGAGGCCAACTACTTATTTTTGGGGGATTATGTGGATCGAGGGAAGCAGAGTTTGGAAACAATATGCCTTCTCCtagcatataaaataaaatatcccgAGAATTTTTTCCTTTTGAGGGGTAACCATGAATGTGCTTCTATTAACCGTATATATGGATTTTATGATGAGTGTAAACGAAGGTTCAATGTAAGGTTATGGAAGACATTTACAGAATGCTTCAATTGCCTTCCTGTGGCAGCACTGATTGATGAAAAGATTTTGTGCATGCATGGGGGTCTTTCTCCTGACTTGCTTAATTTGGATCAGATTAGAAATCTACAACGGCCCACTGATGTGCCTGATACAGGTTTGCTTTGTGATCTCCTCTGGTCAGACCCAAGCAAAGAGGTCCAAGGTTGGGGAATGAATGACAGGGGAGTTTCATATACATTTGGTGCTGATAAGGTCTCAGAGTTTCTTCAAAAACATGATTTGGATCTTATTTGTCGTGCTCATCAG GTGGTGGAAGATGGGTATGAGTTCTTTGCTAACCGGCAGCTTGTAACAATATTTTCAGCACCTAATTATTGTGGAGAGTTTGACAATGCTGGCGCTATGATGAGTGTCGATGAGACACTAATGTGCTCTTTCCAAATATTAAAGCCAGCTGATAAAAAAGTAAAGCTCAACTTCGGAAGTACTACTACTACTAAGCCAGGAAACTCTCCAGCAGGCGTAAAG TCCTTCCTGGGTACAAAAGTATGA